The DNA sequence CAAATGACCTTTTTAAACTATCCACTAATCGGTTTCGTTCATGATTTTGGGAGGTATCAAAATCATTGGAGAAATCTGATAAGTTGTCTCCAAGCAGCATAAGCACTTCATGTGTTTTCATGATTTTGAGCCTTCGTGGCTCTTTATCACTCACCTTGTTTTTTAGCAGCACATGCCCAACATCAACAAAGGGCAATCCCCTGTCTTTAAGGTTCTTTATCGTTGGTTTCAAATCTTTGATGCTTCTATTGGACAGATAAAAAACTTCGACTCCCCTTTTGGCCACATAGTCAAAGAAATGTAAAGCGCCGGGAACAAGCTGCGCCTTTTCTTGCCGAACCCAGTTCGACCATTCTGAACTGCTGTATTCTTCATTGTTCTTGATCAGATTTCCGAAGAACGGCGTATTGTCTAAAACCGTTTCATCCAAATCGGCAATTATGGCCAAGGGCCTGCCATCTGTTTCCGTGTGGCTTTTGAGCAATGCATCAAAACTTAATCTTGCCCATCGATATGTTTGATGCGCAATCGCCCTGTATTCTCCTGACATTTGCTGCCAAAGTACCCCTTGAACGATATGGCCTTGAACTGCAGCACCCGGCCCGTTGGAATACGCTCTGTTATCAACCGAATCTCGCGAAGAAGAACAGGCAATCGACAAGAACAACAAAAAAAGTGCTAATAATTTAACGCCCTTCATGGCCATTACTAATTTTAAATACTTCATCTACAGCATCATGATGGGTCAATGACCCGTTTGTAATCTTCTAAAAATTTTGCCAGTCCGATATCGGTCAAGGTATGGCTGATCAACCCTTTCAGTGCCGATAGAGGGGCGGTGACAACATCGGCCCCAATCTTTGCACAGTTTACAATATGCATGGTGTGCCTTATAGATGCGGCCAAAATTTTAGTGTTGTAACCGTAGTTGTCATAAATCATCCTCATTTCAGCAATCAGTTGAGAACTATCAGTTGACATATCATCCAATCTGCCCAAGAAAGGCGACACATAGGTAGCCCCGGCCTTTGCCGCCAATAAGGCTTGACCTGCCGAAAAAACAAGTGTACAATTTGTCTTTATACCTTTTTCACCAAAATATCTAATGGTTTTGATTCCCTCAAAGGTCATGGGCACCTTGACCACGATCTGTTCATGTAGCCGGGCCAACCTTCCACCTTCTTCTTTCATACCTTCAAAGTCTGTTGAAATGACTTCGGCAGAAACATCTCCCTCAACAATGTCACAGATATCTGCGTAGTGGCCCATGATGTTCTTATCGCCTTTTATACCTTCTTTGGCCATCAGTGAAGGATTGGTCGTCACACCATCTAAAATCCCTAACTCTTGTGCCTCCCTAATCTGTGCCAAATTGGCCGTGTCAATAAAAAATTTCATGATCTTCTTTTTTACTTAGTACTGTCTTTA is a window from the Muricauda sp. SCSIO 65647 genome containing:
- a CDS encoding 5'-nucleotidase, lipoprotein e(P4) family; its protein translation is MKYLKLVMAMKGVKLLALFLLFLSIACSSSRDSVDNRAYSNGPGAAVQGHIVQGVLWQQMSGEYRAIAHQTYRWARLSFDALLKSHTETDGRPLAIIADLDETVLDNTPFFGNLIKNNEEYSSSEWSNWVRQEKAQLVPGALHFFDYVAKRGVEVFYLSNRSIKDLKPTIKNLKDRGLPFVDVGHVLLKNKVSDKEPRRLKIMKTHEVLMLLGDNLSDFSNDFDTSQNHERNRLVDSLKRSFGKRYIVFPNPIYGNWEKDGLLQGHYNWSAHQKDSIRDSSLKTY
- the fsa gene encoding fructose-6-phosphate aldolase, which codes for MKFFIDTANLAQIREAQELGILDGVTTNPSLMAKEGIKGDKNIMGHYADICDIVEGDVSAEVISTDFEGMKEEGGRLARLHEQIVVKVPMTFEGIKTIRYFGEKGIKTNCTLVFSAGQALLAAKAGATYVSPFLGRLDDMSTDSSQLIAEMRMIYDNYGYNTKILAASIRHTMHIVNCAKIGADVVTAPLSALKGLISHTLTDIGLAKFLEDYKRVIDPS